The following proteins come from a genomic window of Thiothrix unzii:
- a CDS encoding F0F1 ATP synthase subunit A, translating to MHLSSDDLVFWEYGWVKLNLTIITTWILMVALGGGCFLLTRRLSSAIHIPRWQHVLEVVLLGIQAQIEEVGLAQSRRYISFIGTLFLFVVVANLAAIIPGYEPPTGSLSTSTALAICVFIAVPLFGIREIGVRGYLKSYLHPTPVMLPFNIISEISRTLALAIRLFGNIMSGGMIIAILLTITPFFFPVVMHALHLLTGLVQAYIFSILATVYIAAATRGEGA from the coding sequence ATGCACCTTAGTTCCGACGATCTGGTGTTCTGGGAATACGGCTGGGTAAAACTCAACCTGACCATCATTACCACCTGGATACTGATGGTGGCGCTGGGTGGCGGTTGCTTCCTGCTAACCCGCAGGCTGAGCAGTGCCATCCACATTCCGCGCTGGCAACATGTGCTGGAAGTGGTGCTGCTGGGGATACAGGCGCAAATTGAGGAAGTCGGCCTTGCCCAATCACGCCGCTATATCAGCTTCATCGGCACACTGTTCCTGTTCGTGGTGGTGGCGAATCTGGCGGCAATCATCCCCGGCTACGAGCCACCCACGGGTTCACTGTCTACCAGCACTGCGCTGGCGATTTGCGTGTTCATTGCTGTGCCACTATTTGGTATCCGTGAAATCGGTGTGCGGGGCTACCTCAAATCCTATTTGCACCCGACACCGGTGATGTTGCCGTTCAATATCATCAGCGAAATTTCGCGCACGCTGGCGCTGGCGATCCGCCTGTTCGGCAATATCATGAGCGGCGGCATGATTATCGCCATCCTGCTGACCATTACCCCGTTCTTTTTCCCGGTGGTGATGCACGCGCTGCACTTGCTGACTGGCTTGGTGCAAGCCTATATTTTCAGCATCCTAGCCACGGTGTACATCGCAGCCGCCACACGCGGGGAAGGCGCTTGA
- a CDS encoding F0F1 ATP synthase subunit epsilon: MPELMHLQILLPFTVFADKTGVQSMVVGTPEGSFGLLPQRLDCVAALEPGILAYTTEADGEVFIAVDEGILVKAGQEVRVSVRNAKGGADLGKLYAAVKEEFLNLDERERELRATLAKLESGFIRRLSGMQQT, translated from the coding sequence ATGCCTGAGCTGATGCACCTGCAAATCCTGCTGCCTTTTACGGTGTTTGCCGACAAGACCGGGGTGCAAAGCATGGTAGTGGGCACACCCGAAGGTTCTTTCGGCCTGTTGCCGCAGCGGCTGGACTGCGTGGCGGCACTGGAACCGGGCATCCTCGCCTACACCACCGAAGCGGACGGCGAAGTTTTCATCGCGGTGGATGAAGGCATTCTGGTCAAAGCCGGGCAGGAAGTGCGGGTATCGGTACGCAATGCCAAAGGTGGCGCTGATCTGGGGAAACTGTACGCAGCGGTGAAAGAGGAATTCCTCAATCTGGATGAGCGCGAACGTGAACTGCGGGCAACCTTGGCCAAACTGGAAAGCGGTTTCATCCGTCGGTTGAGCGGGATGCAGCAGACATGA
- the atpD gene encoding F0F1 ATP synthase subunit beta, protein MDDYPDRTQRSSALHATNIGNVVVVRGSVIDVYFPQHLPHIRNLLRTGEQNHIILEVLTQLDTQRVRAIALTPTAGLARGMVVEDTGAPLMAPVGNSILSRMFDVFGNPIDLLPPPENVEWRSVHHAPPSLSCRSTHSEVFITGIKVIDVLVPLERGGKAGLFGGAGVGKTVLLTEMIHNMVGHHHGVSLFCGIGERCREGEELYREMRDAGVLPGMVMLFGQMNELPGCRARVGHAALTMAEYFRDDEKRDVLLLIDNIFRFIQAGSEISGLMGQMPSRLGYQPTMGTELAQLEERIANTDAGAITSIQAVYVPADDFTDPAAVHTFSHLSASIVLSRKRASEGLFPAVDPLQSSSKMLTPGIVGERHYHLAQAVRRTLTQYEDLKDIIAMLGLEQLSQEDRKVVLRARRLERFLTQPFYTTGQFSGMAGKTVSLEDALVGCERILNDEFKDYPESALYMIGAIDEAKRPEASHA, encoded by the coding sequence ATGGATGATTATCCCGACAGAACACAGCGTTCCTCCGCACTACATGCTACTAATATTGGCAATGTTGTCGTTGTACGCGGTAGTGTCATTGATGTGTACTTCCCACAACATCTCCCCCATATCCGTAACCTGTTACGCACTGGTGAACAGAACCATATCATCCTCGAAGTCCTGACCCAGCTTGATACGCAACGGGTACGCGCCATTGCCCTGACCCCGACCGCAGGGCTGGCTCGCGGGATGGTGGTAGAAGATACCGGCGCACCGCTGATGGCTCCCGTCGGCAACAGCATCCTGTCACGCATGTTCGACGTATTCGGCAACCCCATCGACCTGTTGCCGCCGCCCGAAAACGTCGAATGGCGCTCGGTACACCATGCCCCACCCTCACTCTCCTGCCGTTCCACCCATTCCGAAGTGTTTATCACCGGCATCAAGGTGATCGACGTACTGGTTCCGCTGGAACGCGGCGGCAAGGCCGGGCTGTTCGGCGGCGCAGGCGTGGGTAAAACCGTTTTGCTGACCGAAATGATCCACAACATGGTCGGGCATCACCACGGCGTCAGCCTGTTCTGCGGTATCGGCGAACGTTGCCGCGAAGGTGAGGAACTCTACCGTGAGATGCGCGATGCAGGCGTATTGCCCGGCATGGTGATGCTGTTCGGGCAAATGAACGAGCTGCCCGGCTGCCGCGCCCGTGTCGGTCATGCCGCGCTGACCATGGCGGAATACTTCCGTGATGACGAAAAGCGCGATGTACTGCTGCTGATCGACAATATTTTCCGCTTCATTCAGGCCGGGTCAGAAATTTCTGGGCTGATGGGGCAAATGCCGTCGCGCCTTGGCTACCAGCCGACCATGGGTACGGAGTTGGCGCAACTGGAAGAGCGTATTGCCAATACCGACGCCGGGGCGATTACCTCAATCCAGGCGGTGTATGTGCCTGCGGATGATTTCACCGACCCGGCGGCAGTGCATACCTTTTCGCACTTGTCGGCTTCGATCGTATTGTCTCGCAAGCGTGCCAGTGAAGGCTTGTTCCCGGCGGTTGACCCGCTGCAATCGTCGTCCAAAATGCTCACCCCCGGTATTGTCGGCGAACGCCATTACCATTTGGCGCAGGCGGTGCGCCGTACCCTGACGCAATACGAAGACCTCAAGGACATTATCGCCATGCTGGGGCTGGAACAGCTCTCGCAGGAAGATCGCAAGGTGGTGTTACGGGCGCGGCGTCTGGAACGCTTCCTCACCCAGCCGTTTTACACCACCGGGCAATTCAGCGGCATGGCTGGCAAAACCGTCAGTCTGGAAGATGCCCTCGTCGGTTGCGAACGCATCCTCAATGACGAATTCAAGGATTACCCGGAAAGCGCACTCTACATGATTGGCGCAATCGACGAGGCCAAACGCCCGGAGGCCAGCCATGCCTGA
- a CDS encoding gamma-butyrobetaine hydroxylase-like domain-containing protein, translated as MTPLDITLNQKTRELLITWPGDEVHALSCEYLRVNSPSAEVRGHGPGQEKLQIGKENVNIKGIEPVGHYAIQLTFDDNHDSGIYDWNLLYELGKNMEQNWVEYLAKLDAAGYTRKLPGQVI; from the coding sequence ATGACACCACTTGATATTACTTTGAACCAAAAAACCCGTGAATTGCTGATTACCTGGCCGGGCGATGAAGTCCACGCGCTGAGTTGCGAATACTTGCGTGTGAATTCGCCGTCAGCCGAAGTACGCGGGCATGGGCCAGGCCAAGAAAAGCTGCAAATCGGCAAGGAAAACGTGAATATCAAGGGCATTGAGCCAGTGGGACATTACGCTATTCAGTTGACCTTTGATGACAACCACGACAGCGGCATTTACGACTGGAACTTGCTGTATGAGCTGGGTAAGAACATGGAGCAGAACTGGGTGGAGTATCTGGCGAAGCTGGATGCGGCGGGGTATACGCGCAAATTGCCGGGGCAGGTGATTTAA
- the hslU gene encoding ATP-dependent protease ATPase subunit HslU → MSVGTMTPREIVQELDKHVIGQDKAKRSVAIALRNRWRRQQLDDALRPEVTPKNILMIGPTGVGKTEIARRLAKLANAPFIKVEATKFTEVGYVGKEVDSIIRDLADMAMKMMREQEVEKVKYRAGEAAEERILDILLPAPRKETPVNEWLSSGDDEPAKPVREDSVTRQKFRKKLREGELDDKEIELDVSVGGASVEIMTPPGMEEMASQLQGMFQNLNQSKKRKRKMKIKDALKVLTEEEAHKMVNEEELKQRALFAVEQTGIVFLDEIDKVARSGQTSGADVSREGVQRDLLPLIEGCTVNTKYGMVKTDHILFIASGAFHVAKPSDLIPELQGRLPIRVEMDALSANDFERILTEPNASLTEQYQGLLATEGVKLTFAPDAIRRIAEIAFEVNERTENIGARRLHTVVERLLENVLFEAPDCDDQMTVDAAYVNQILGELVKDEDLSRYIL, encoded by the coding sequence GCGTTCCGTCGCCATTGCCTTGCGTAACCGCTGGCGTAGGCAGCAGCTCGATGACGCGCTGCGCCCAGAAGTGACCCCGAAAAACATTCTGATGATTGGCCCTACGGGTGTCGGTAAAACCGAAATTGCCCGCCGTTTAGCCAAACTCGCTAATGCCCCCTTTATCAAAGTCGAAGCCACCAAATTCACCGAAGTCGGTTACGTGGGCAAGGAAGTCGATTCCATCATCCGTGATTTGGCGGATATGGCGATGAAAATGATGCGTGAACAGGAAGTGGAAAAGGTTAAATACCGCGCAGGGGAAGCTGCCGAAGAACGCATCCTCGACATCCTGTTACCTGCACCCCGCAAGGAAACGCCGGTCAACGAATGGCTTTCCAGCGGCGATGACGAACCTGCCAAACCCGTGCGCGAAGATTCCGTCACTCGTCAGAAATTCCGCAAAAAATTGCGCGAAGGCGAACTCGACGACAAAGAAATCGAGCTGGATGTCTCGGTCGGTGGCGCAAGTGTGGAAATCATGACCCCACCGGGCATGGAAGAAATGGCCAGTCAGTTGCAAGGCATGTTCCAAAACCTCAACCAGAGCAAAAAGCGCAAACGCAAGATGAAAATCAAGGATGCGCTTAAAGTCCTGACCGAGGAAGAAGCGCATAAAATGGTCAACGAGGAAGAACTCAAGCAACGTGCTTTGTTTGCGGTCGAGCAAACTGGCATCGTATTCCTTGATGAAATCGACAAAGTGGCGCGTAGCGGGCAAACCAGCGGTGCGGACGTTTCCCGCGAAGGCGTGCAGCGCGATTTGCTGCCATTGATCGAAGGTTGCACCGTCAACACCAAATACGGCATGGTCAAAACCGACCATATTTTGTTCATTGCGTCCGGTGCATTTCACGTCGCTAAACCCTCCGACTTAATACCGGAATTACAGGGTCGGCTACCAATTCGTGTAGAAATGGATGCCTTGAGCGCGAATGACTTTGAACGCATCCTCACCGAACCGAACGCATCCCTGACCGAACAGTATCAGGGCTTGCTGGCAACCGAAGGCGTAAAGCTGACCTTTGCCCCCGATGCGATTCGCCGGATTGCGGAAATTGCGTTTGAAGTCAACGAACGCACCGAAAACATCGGCGCACGCCGCCTGCACACCGTGGTCGAGCGTTTGCTGGAAAATGTGCTGTTTGAAGCGCCCGATTGCGACGACCAAATGACGGTAGACGCAGCTTACGTTAACCAGATTTTGGGCGAATTGGTCAAAGACGAAGACCTTAGCCGTTATATTTTGTAA
- a CDS encoding ATP synthase subunit I, whose amino-acid sequence MIENLTLPLLAGMVLGGFFFGGLWWTVRKGSTAANPALWFIGSFILRTGVTLAGFYVVGASDWQRLLAMVAGFVFARILLTRFAASPQEVNHAP is encoded by the coding sequence ATGATTGAGAACCTGACATTACCGCTGTTGGCTGGCATGGTGCTGGGTGGCTTTTTCTTCGGCGGGCTGTGGTGGACGGTGCGCAAAGGCAGTACTGCTGCTAACCCGGCGCTGTGGTTCATCGGCAGTTTCATCCTGCGCACCGGCGTTACGCTGGCTGGGTTTTATGTGGTTGGGGCGAGTGACTGGCAGCGTTTGCTGGCGATGGTGGCAGGCTTTGTGTTTGCTCGAATACTGTTGACCCGATTTGCGGCTTCGCCACAGGAGGTAAATCATGCACCTTAG
- a CDS encoding type II toxin-antitoxin system VapC family toxin, translating into MLNIVVDSGVFIALFDGSDRYHAQAKHFIKHVRGRLHTNLPVITEVVHMLDFSQQAQQDFLLWVNQAVQIDASTVGDWERILTLLKKYADLPADFADASLIGLCERTNTCTVASVDSDFTVYRDYARNHFTNVFWEA; encoded by the coding sequence ATGCTAAACATCGTCGTTGATAGCGGGGTATTCATTGCTTTATTTGACGGTAGCGACCGTTATCATGCACAGGCAAAACACTTTATTAAGCATGTTCGGGGCAGATTGCACACCAATTTGCCGGTCATTACGGAAGTCGTCCACATGCTGGATTTTTCTCAGCAAGCACAACAGGATTTTCTGCTGTGGGTGAATCAAGCCGTGCAAATCGACGCAAGCACGGTAGGTGATTGGGAGCGCATTCTGACGTTACTGAAGAAATACGCTGATTTGCCCGCCGATTTTGCCGACGCTTCCCTGATTGGTCTGTGCGAGCGCACCAACACCTGCACGGTGGCAAGTGTTGACAGCGATTTTACGGTTTACCGCGACTATGCACGTAACCACTTTACCAATGTGTTTTGGGAAGCTTAA
- a CDS encoding F0F1 ATP synthase subunit C has translation MDMITLIAIASIITAGLTIAIGGIAPALGEGKAVATALSALAQQPDAAATITRTLFVGLAMIESIAIYCFVVAMILLFANPFWNHAIAAASGG, from the coding sequence ATGGACATGATCACCCTCATTGCGATTGCCTCCATTATTACCGCCGGGCTGACCATCGCCATTGGCGGTATCGCCCCGGCATTGGGCGAAGGCAAGGCCGTCGCCACTGCACTCAGCGCCCTGGCACAACAGCCGGATGCTGCTGCCACCATTACCCGCACCCTGTTCGTGGGGCTGGCTATGATTGAGTCGATTGCGATTTACTGTTTCGTGGTTGCCATGATCCTGCTATTTGCCAATCCCTTCTGGAACCACGCCATTGCTGCTGCCAGCGGAGGTTAA
- a CDS encoding sulfite exporter TauE/SafE family protein: MMELWQYGAAAAVMMLAYFVRGIVGFGSGLISVPLLALFLPLTFVVPLVLLLDFTTSLILGGLDFKRVQLKEVGLLIPFSIVGVILGTQLLMNLPVTPMLLTLAVFVFIFAVRNLLNIGGHKPVSAWWSVPAALTGGTIGGLFGTGAPPYVIYLNHRIQDKSLLRATFSALFFLEGMIRIVTFSFAGLLLDSAIWWSALTALPVVFSALWLGGHVHTGLSHAQITRLIGILLLLASLSLTVKAL, from the coding sequence ATGATGGAACTTTGGCAATACGGCGCAGCAGCCGCAGTCATGATGCTGGCGTATTTCGTGCGCGGCATCGTCGGTTTTGGGTCGGGATTAATTTCAGTGCCGTTATTGGCGTTGTTTTTACCGCTGACTTTCGTTGTACCGTTAGTTTTGCTGCTGGATTTCACCACATCGCTGATTCTCGGTGGGCTAGATTTTAAGCGGGTGCAATTGAAAGAGGTCGGCTTGCTGATTCCGTTTAGCATTGTCGGAGTGATCTTGGGCACGCAATTGCTGATGAATTTACCTGTTACCCCGATGTTGTTAACGCTTGCGGTGTTTGTTTTTATTTTCGCAGTGCGTAATTTATTGAATATTGGCGGGCATAAGCCGGTGTCGGCATGGTGGTCAGTGCCTGCGGCGTTAACCGGCGGCACTATCGGCGGTTTATTTGGCACAGGTGCACCGCCGTATGTGATTTACCTGAACCATCGGATTCAGGATAAGAGCCTGCTACGCGCTACCTTTTCCGCGCTGTTTTTTCTGGAAGGCATGATTCGTATTGTTACGTTTAGTTTCGCGGGTTTGCTGCTAGATTCTGCTATCTGGTGGTCGGCGTTGACGGCGTTACCGGTGGTTTTCAGTGCATTGTGGCTGGGCGGGCATGTCCACACCGGGTTAAGTCATGCGCAAATCACCCGCTTGATTGGGATTTTATTGCTGCTCGCCAGCCTATCATTAACGGTGAAAGCTTTATGA
- a CDS encoding DUF6290 family protein: MSISIRLDKSVEESLRQRLQFEGISLSNFIREAVCEKLSRYENRPTPYELGEPVFGRYSSGCDDLSINRKALLREKLNAKHRR, from the coding sequence ATGAGTATTTCGATTCGTCTGGATAAATCGGTAGAGGAAAGCCTGCGGCAGCGTTTGCAGTTTGAAGGTATTTCTTTGTCGAATTTTATCCGTGAAGCTGTCTGCGAGAAACTTTCCCGTTACGAAAACCGCCCGACACCCTACGAACTGGGTGAACCTGTATTCGGGCGTTATAGCAGTGGGTGTGACGATCTCAGCATTAATCGCAAAGCCCTGTTACGGGAGAAGCTGAATGCTAAACATCGTCGTTGA
- the hisI gene encoding phosphoribosyl-AMP cyclohydrolase, whose protein sequence is MTLTETLDSLKYNADGLIPAIAQQFDTHEVLMMAWMNRASIEETLETGRVCYWSRSRNRFWRKGESSGQMQVLKEFRIDCDADTILLLVDQTGPACHTGRRSCFYNRVEGDQVIIDREVLIDPSTLYA, encoded by the coding sequence ATGACTTTGACCGAAACCCTCGACTCCTTGAAATACAATGCCGATGGCTTGATCCCTGCGATTGCCCAGCAATTCGACACCCACGAAGTGCTAATGATGGCGTGGATGAACCGTGCCAGTATCGAAGAAACGCTGGAAACCGGGCGCGTGTGCTATTGGTCACGCTCGCGCAACCGTTTCTGGCGCAAGGGCGAATCGTCGGGACAAATGCAGGTGTTGAAGGAATTTCGTATCGACTGCGATGCTGACACGATTTTACTGCTGGTAGATCAGACCGGGCCTGCGTGCCACACCGGGCGGCGTTCATGCTTTTACAATAGGGTGGAAGGCGATCAGGTAATTATTGACCGTGAAGTGCTGATCGACCCGTCAACGCTGTACGCCTGA
- a CDS encoding glutathione S-transferase family protein, which yields MLTLYQFNSCPFCWKVKAFLNYTKTPYEVVEVTPFGMKELDFTDHKKVPVLKDDAEIVVESGAIVRYLNDKYAHLPVNPQDEAWQAWVDNTLVHYLPPLIHPNIGKSFQNLGLVMTNGKDGAVKRFFVRLVGAMVMPRVANKMKLKHNIQNPAAEFQTALAHWMDNGLAGKDFYAGEQPGLVDTSVFGVLRSAQGMGILEAAAVTNPAFGRWYEACRGMMG from the coding sequence ATGCTGACTTTATATCAATTCAATTCCTGCCCGTTTTGCTGGAAAGTAAAAGCCTTCCTCAACTACACCAAAACCCCGTATGAGGTGGTGGAAGTAACCCCGTTTGGAATGAAAGAGCTGGATTTCACCGACCACAAGAAAGTCCCGGTGCTGAAAGACGATGCCGAAATCGTGGTCGAATCCGGCGCGATTGTGCGTTACTTGAATGACAAATACGCACACTTGCCCGTCAATCCACAAGATGAGGCGTGGCAGGCTTGGGTAGATAACACGCTGGTGCATTACCTGCCTCCGCTGATTCACCCGAATATTGGCAAGTCGTTTCAAAACCTTGGTTTGGTGATGACGAATGGCAAGGATGGTGCGGTTAAGCGTTTCTTTGTGCGGCTGGTCGGCGCAATGGTAATGCCACGTGTCGCCAATAAAATGAAGCTGAAGCACAACATTCAGAATCCTGCCGCCGAATTTCAAACTGCTTTAGCGCATTGGATGGATAACGGTTTGGCTGGCAAAGACTTTTACGCGGGTGAACAACCGGGTTTGGTGGATACCAGCGTGTTTGGCGTGTTGCGTTCCGCGCAAGGCATGGGAATTTTGGAAGCAGCCGCTGTGACGAATCCGGCGTTTGGGCGGTGGTATGAGGCGTGTCGCGGAATGATGGGGTAG
- a CDS encoding AtpZ/AtpI family protein, producing MKMNNDDSAFLRKLGTKATRKLKAQRQGKPRVLSGLGLLGIVGWSIAVPVLLGLVVGWWLDQCCPGRFVWTLNLLMVGLLLGCINVVFWVRKEYQTMHDEQDDKEPPHD from the coding sequence ATGAAAATGAACAACGATGACAGCGCTTTCCTGCGCAAACTGGGCACGAAAGCCACACGCAAGCTGAAAGCCCAGAGGCAGGGTAAGCCACGGGTGCTAAGCGGGCTGGGTTTGCTGGGCATCGTCGGCTGGTCAATCGCCGTGCCAGTATTGTTAGGACTGGTGGTGGGCTGGTGGCTGGATCAATGCTGCCCCGGTCGCTTCGTTTGGACGCTGAACCTGTTGATGGTGGGTCTGTTGCTGGGCTGTATCAACGTCGTTTTCTGGGTCAGGAAGGAATATCAGACCATGCACGATGAACAAGATGACAAGGAGCCACCTCATGATTGA
- a CDS encoding alternate F1F0 ATPase, F1 subunit alpha — protein sequence MHDPNLQTTLDAAFQCIREAREAFTPSLQAREVGHVSNVATGIARVTGLPNVGFEELVKFPGDLYGIAFDLGETDIGVVLLGDYWHLQAGDEVERTGRVMDVPVGTDVLGRVINPLGEALDDRGTLTCVQRLPIERPAAPIMDRAPVSVPLQTGIKVIDALVPIGRGQRELILGDRQTGKTTIAVDTILNQHDQNVVCIYCAIGQRASAVAKVVASLREHGAMAYTTVVVTEGNDPPGMTYIAPYAATSIAEHFMQLGRDVLIVYDDLTNHARAYRELSLLLRRPPGREAFPGDVFYIHSRLLERATRLRPAFGGGSLTALPIIETEAQNMSAYIPTNLISITDGQIYLSPKLFELGILPAVDVGRSVSRVGSKAQLADYRKVAGSLKLAYAQFEELEGFARFGTRLDDNTRKILAHGQRIRACLQQAEHAPVPVTAQISLLRALSEGQFDDVPLAQMRAAEQQVYAAAGFRPQP from the coding sequence ATGCATGACCCCAACCTGCAAACCACCCTAGACGCTGCATTCCAATGCATCCGCGAAGCACGCGAAGCCTTCACCCCCAGTTTACAGGCACGCGAAGTCGGTCATGTCAGCAACGTTGCTACGGGCATTGCCCGCGTCACTGGCTTGCCGAATGTAGGCTTTGAGGAACTGGTGAAATTCCCCGGCGACTTGTACGGCATTGCCTTTGACCTCGGCGAAACCGATATTGGTGTGGTACTGCTGGGCGATTACTGGCATCTGCAAGCCGGGGATGAAGTGGAACGTACCGGCAGGGTGATGGATGTGCCAGTGGGTACTGACGTGCTGGGGCGCGTCATCAATCCGCTGGGTGAGGCACTGGATGACCGGGGGACGCTGACCTGCGTCCAACGCTTGCCCATCGAACGCCCGGCTGCCCCGATCATGGATCGCGCCCCGGTCAGCGTGCCCTTGCAAACCGGCATCAAGGTGATCGACGCGCTGGTTCCCATCGGGCGCGGGCAACGCGAACTGATCCTCGGCGACCGTCAGACCGGCAAGACCACCATTGCGGTGGATACCATCCTCAACCAGCACGACCAGAATGTGGTGTGTATCTACTGCGCCATCGGGCAACGTGCCTCGGCTGTGGCGAAAGTGGTCGCCAGCCTGCGTGAACACGGGGCAATGGCTTACACCACTGTAGTCGTCACCGAAGGCAACGACCCGCCGGGCATGACCTATATCGCCCCTTATGCCGCCACCAGCATTGCCGAACATTTCATGCAGTTGGGACGGGATGTGTTGATCGTGTACGACGACCTCACCAACCATGCGCGGGCTTACCGCGAACTCTCCTTGCTGTTGCGGCGTCCACCGGGGCGGGAAGCGTTTCCGGGCGATGTGTTCTACATCCATTCACGCCTGCTGGAACGCGCTACCCGGCTGCGTCCGGCGTTTGGCGGCGGTTCGCTGACTGCCTTGCCGATCATTGAAACCGAAGCGCAAAACATGTCGGCCTACATCCCCACCAACCTGATTTCGATCACTGACGGACAGATTTACCTGTCGCCCAAACTGTTTGAACTGGGGATATTACCGGCGGTGGATGTGGGGCGCTCGGTGTCACGGGTGGGCAGCAAGGCGCAACTGGCGGATTACCGCAAGGTGGCAGGCAGCCTCAAGCTGGCTTACGCACAATTCGAGGAGCTAGAAGGTTTCGCCCGCTTTGGTACACGGCTGGACGACAATACCCGCAAGATTCTGGCACACGGGCAACGCATCCGCGCCTGTTTGCAACAAGCCGAACACGCGCCCGTACCGGTTACTGCGCAAATCAGCCTGTTGCGGGCGCTGAGCGAAGGCCAGTTTGATGATGTCCCATTGGCACAGATGCGAGCTGCCGAACAGCAAGTGTATGCCGCCGCCGGATTCAGGCCACAGCCATGA
- a CDS encoding F0F1 ATP synthase subunit gamma has protein sequence MSDGIEALRHRIDGTADLQSVVRTMKALSASNIGVYERAVQALDAYYHTVELGLVACLRQPDVPLVTETHPVGNPVSGVIVFGTDQGLVGQFNDLLADFVVHTLPELPGNKLIWVVGERMQDRMEDHHLPLAELFNVPNSLNAVTALIGQLVVAVETARERGKIHGLYLFHNRPGEISGNYEPIIQRLLPLDALWQRQLRAQPWLTNRLPETLGSSMQTLAALIREYLFVSLFRACAESLASENASRLATMQRAEKNIGEMLDALKHSYHQLRQEGIDAELFDIVAGFEGQM, from the coding sequence ATGAGCGACGGTATCGAAGCCCTGCGCCATCGTATCGACGGCACTGCCGATCTCCAGTCCGTGGTGCGCACCATGAAAGCTCTGTCAGCTTCCAACATCGGTGTGTACGAACGCGCCGTGCAGGCACTGGATGCCTATTACCACACGGTGGAACTGGGGCTGGTGGCTTGCTTGCGGCAGCCGGATGTACCCTTGGTGACAGAAACGCATCCGGTCGGCAATCCTGTCAGTGGCGTAATCGTGTTCGGCACTGATCAGGGACTGGTCGGGCAATTCAATGACCTGCTGGCAGATTTTGTGGTACACACCCTGCCGGAATTACCCGGCAACAAGCTGATCTGGGTAGTAGGCGAACGGATGCAGGATCGGATGGAAGATCATCACCTGCCACTGGCAGAGCTGTTCAACGTACCCAACTCACTCAATGCCGTCACCGCCCTGATCGGGCAACTGGTGGTCGCCGTGGAAACGGCACGGGAGCGTGGCAAAATCCACGGCCTTTACTTATTCCACAACCGCCCCGGCGAGATCTCCGGCAATTATGAACCCATCATCCAGCGTCTGCTGCCACTGGATGCACTCTGGCAGCGGCAATTGCGGGCGCAACCCTGGCTGACCAATCGCCTGCCGGAAACACTGGGTTCCAGTATGCAAACGCTGGCAGCCCTGATCCGCGAATACCTGTTCGTGTCCCTGTTCCGTGCCTGTGCCGAATCGCTTGCCAGCGAAAATGCCAGCCGTCTGGCAACCATGCAACGGGCGGAAAAGAACATCGGTGAAATGCTGGATGCGCTTAAACACAGCTACCACCAATTGCGGCAGGAAGGAATTGACGCAGAATTGTTTGATATTGTCGCCGGGTTTGAAGGTCAGATGTAA